The Thermoplasma acidophilum DSM 1728 genome includes a window with the following:
- a CDS encoding serine protein kinase RIO: protein MAVKIFKMSTLKFMSIRKYIEGDQRFSKIRIDRNDIVPVWVRKEYTNLMALENAHVPAPKPIGFFKNILVMSYIGTKSGPAPQLKDVEIDEGIYDQVIDGMRRMYANRIVHADLSEYNMLFHRKVYFIDLAQAVDMDHPMAAEFLERDIVNVSNFFQKHGIETDPDKIREYIKKK, encoded by the coding sequence GTGGCTGTAAAGATATTCAAGATGTCCACGCTCAAATTCATGAGCATACGCAAATACATCGAGGGGGATCAGCGCTTCTCGAAGATAAGGATCGACAGGAACGACATAGTACCAGTTTGGGTAAGAAAGGAATACACGAACCTGATGGCGCTTGAGAACGCGCATGTTCCTGCACCAAAACCCATAGGTTTTTTCAAGAACATACTGGTCATGTCTTACATCGGAACGAAATCCGGGCCGGCGCCTCAGCTGAAGGATGTTGAGATCGACGAGGGCATTTACGATCAGGTCATAGATGGAATGAGGCGCATGTACGCGAACAGGATAGTTCACGCTGATCTGAGCGAGTACAACATGCTTTTCCATCGAAAGGTGTACTTCATAGACCTGGCGCAGGCTGTCGATATGGATCATCCCATGGCAGCCGAGTTCCTGGAGAGGGACATAGTCAACGTAAGCAACTTTTTCCAAAAGCACGGAATAGAAACGGATCCGGATAAGATAAGAGAATACATAAAGAAGAAGTAG
- a CDS encoding MFS transporter: MSKFSRSAVFSILIILAVTFTMRMTTNMLMTSIPVLAKFTLLASTFLTALPVVMYAVTGLLANLFLNGRIRASRISLSIAVSLFVMAVSLPLFYLARNIWEVAAIAAMDGLSMGLVPPLLLTLISLAYEDIRDNVLGFYTSALSISLIAGTFMQGFLLSSISVSVRDLFLYFFPVPLISALLMLVLASRLKIDDGGERRNISTSTIIRTIPRLFRNSGFNFGFFGNLTYSFPFVIIMTYGSLIAKYYSGLSPAMFFYALTSFFFVSMVTRLTMSFRPPENRYRLMFVSLAFTIAGFIALTLSRDPYEFVISMVLPGFPHGSIYPIATMSVSSSVQKSEVSIAFATFNIIFNILNLALPAAFGYIAQVTTIRVAMLVMIAPMAYISYESIRNGIAIRRQRSVTTPD, from the coding sequence ATGTCAAAATTTTCAAGGTCTGCTGTATTCTCCATACTGATCATACTTGCGGTAACCTTCACCATGAGGATGACAACGAATATGCTCATGACTTCAATCCCCGTACTGGCAAAGTTCACGCTTCTTGCATCAACATTTTTGACCGCGCTTCCTGTTGTCATGTACGCGGTCACGGGCCTCCTGGCAAACCTGTTTCTTAATGGCAGGATCAGGGCTTCCAGGATATCCCTATCGATAGCGGTGTCGCTCTTTGTGATGGCCGTATCGCTTCCGCTCTTCTACCTTGCAAGGAACATATGGGAGGTCGCGGCCATAGCTGCTATGGATGGCCTTTCAATGGGCCTTGTTCCCCCGCTGCTGCTCACGCTGATATCGCTGGCGTATGAAGATATACGGGACAATGTCCTGGGTTTTTATACATCCGCCCTTTCCATCAGCCTGATAGCCGGCACATTCATGCAGGGTTTCCTTCTATCGTCCATATCCGTTTCCGTCAGGGATCTATTCCTGTATTTCTTCCCTGTACCGCTGATCTCAGCCCTATTGATGCTTGTATTAGCGTCTAGGCTGAAGATTGACGACGGGGGCGAAAGGAGAAACATATCCACATCGACCATAATAAGGACCATACCCAGGCTGTTCAGAAACAGCGGCTTCAACTTCGGTTTCTTCGGCAACCTCACATATTCATTCCCGTTCGTGATAATAATGACATACGGAAGCCTGATCGCAAAGTATTATTCTGGTCTTTCGCCGGCCATGTTTTTCTATGCGCTTACGTCATTCTTCTTCGTATCCATGGTGACCAGACTGACTATGTCCTTCAGGCCGCCCGAGAACAGGTACAGGCTCATGTTCGTCTCGCTTGCCTTCACGATTGCAGGTTTCATAGCACTCACGCTGAGCCGTGATCCCTATGAGTTCGTCATCTCCATGGTGCTGCCGGGATTCCCGCATGGATCCATATACCCAATAGCAACGATGAGCGTATCTTCCTCTGTGCAGAAGTCTGAGGTTTCAATAGCATTTGCCACGTTCAACATAATATTCAACATACTGAACCTTGCGCTCCCCGCTGCCTTTGGTTACATAGCACAGGTGACCACTATCCGTGTGGCCATGCTGGTTATGATAGCTCCCATGGCGTACATCTCATACGAATCCATAAGAAACGGCATTGCCATAAGGAGGCAACGTTCCGTGACAACACCAGACTGA
- a CDS encoding dihydroorotate dehydrogenase electron transfer subunit, translated as MNRITVDQVRDEAKNVRTLFFRWDHDVKPGQFVMVWLPGLGEIPMSLSYVGSPKGITVKAYGKVSQAMIDMEPGHEFYIRGPYGNGFQIESGRKLIIGGGSGIASLLPIADSDTDALISAKTKEELIFTDRFPESRLFIATDDGSEGFHGFPHEFLDRLDISVYRKIYVCGPEPMLYRVMQKLASMNARAEFSLERTMKCGIGICDSCSVGGLQVCRQGPVFDIEQLRNNPEFGISRTTYSGKRVYLNMK; from the coding sequence ATGAACAGAATCACGGTTGATCAGGTCAGGGATGAGGCAAAGAATGTCAGGACACTGTTCTTCAGGTGGGATCACGATGTTAAGCCCGGGCAGTTTGTCATGGTGTGGCTTCCGGGCCTTGGTGAAATTCCAATGTCCCTCTCCTACGTAGGATCGCCGAAGGGTATCACTGTTAAAGCCTATGGGAAGGTTTCACAGGCCATGATTGATATGGAGCCAGGCCATGAATTCTACATACGTGGACCCTATGGCAACGGCTTTCAAATAGAATCTGGAAGAAAACTGATCATAGGCGGCGGATCTGGAATAGCCTCCCTGCTTCCCATAGCAGACTCCGATACTGATGCACTGATATCCGCAAAGACAAAGGAGGAGTTAATCTTCACAGACCGCTTTCCGGAGAGCAGGCTATTCATAGCTACGGATGACGGCAGCGAGGGTTTCCACGGATTTCCGCATGAGTTCCTCGACCGCCTGGATATTTCGGTTTACAGGAAGATATACGTGTGCGGTCCTGAACCGATGCTGTACAGGGTGATGCAGAAACTGGCCAGTATGAATGCCAGAGCAGAGTTCTCGCTGGAACGGACCATGAAATGCGGCATTGGCATCTGCGATTCATGCTCCGTTGGAGGGCTTCAGGTATGCAGGCAGGGGCCGGTATTCGACATTGAACAGCTCAGGAACAATCCAGAGTTTGGTATATCCAGGACAACGTATTCCGGAAAGAGGGTATACCTTAACATGAAATGA
- the ppa gene encoding inorganic diphosphatase — translation MESFYHSVPVGPKPPEEVYVIVEIPRGSRVKYEIAKDFPGMLVDRVLYSSVVYPVDYGLIPRTLYYDGDPMDVMVLISQPTFPGAIMKVRPIGMMKMVDQGETDNKILAVFDKDPNVSYIKDLKDVNAHLLDEIANFFSTYKILEKKETKVLGWEGKEAALKEIEVSIKMYEEKYGKKN, via the coding sequence ATGGAGAGCTTTTATCATTCGGTTCCAGTTGGCCCAAAGCCGCCAGAGGAGGTCTACGTCATCGTAGAGATCCCAAGGGGAAGCAGGGTGAAGTACGAGATAGCCAAGGACTTTCCGGGCATGCTAGTTGACAGGGTGCTCTATTCATCCGTTGTTTATCCTGTTGATTACGGTCTCATTCCCAGAACGCTTTATTATGATGGAGATCCCATGGACGTGATGGTTCTCATATCGCAGCCGACTTTCCCCGGAGCCATCATGAAGGTCAGGCCCATCGGCATGATGAAGATGGTGGATCAGGGTGAAACGGACAATAAGATACTCGCAGTTTTCGACAAGGATCCCAATGTCAGCTACATAAAGGATCTGAAGGATGTCAATGCCCATCTGCTTGATGAGATAGCAAACTTCTTCTCAACGTACAAGATCCTGGAGAAGAAGGAGACAAAGGTTCTTGGATGGGAGGGCAAGGAGGCTGCCCTAAAGGAGATAGAAGTGTCTATTAAGATGTATGAGGAGAAATACGGAAAGAAGAACTAG
- a CDS encoding hydroxymethylglutaryl-CoA reductase, degradative, which produces MKTSDVSGFYKLSVDDRIQFVKEFSDLTDDEVSILKKNGSLPIEKADKIIENVITTIEMPMGIAVNFRINDRDYLIPMAIEEPSVVAAASNAAKVARKRGGFRAFATEPIMIGEIQVLDVPAPYSAKIALLESKQKILDMANTRSKTLSSMNAGARDLEVEIFEYPYRMMIVHLIVDVRDAMGANVINSMCEYVAPEIARITGGRVNLRILSNLTKNRIAYASAVFPKEIIGEEAVDSIIEAYHMAAIDIYRAATNNKGIMNGVDAVLIATMNDWRSAEANAHSYAAMYGYGPLARYEKDANGDLVGSIEIPMAVGTIGGTTRSIEKARIAMKILGVKDAKEFSGVLAAVGLAQNFAALRALATEGIQRGHMELHSRNIAMSVGAVGDEIDKVVSRMIEEKNISMANAQKILQEIRNKN; this is translated from the coding sequence ATGAAAACATCGGATGTATCAGGCTTTTACAAGCTATCTGTTGATGATCGTATTCAGTTCGTGAAGGAATTTTCAGATCTTACCGATGATGAAGTATCCATCCTCAAGAAGAATGGTTCATTGCCAATTGAAAAAGCCGACAAGATCATCGAGAACGTAATAACAACTATTGAAATGCCGATGGGCATAGCCGTGAACTTCAGGATCAATGACAGGGACTATCTCATACCCATGGCCATCGAAGAGCCATCAGTCGTTGCCGCAGCATCCAATGCGGCAAAGGTGGCAAGGAAGAGGGGAGGTTTCAGGGCCTTTGCCACAGAACCGATAATGATAGGCGAAATACAGGTCCTGGACGTTCCGGCACCATACAGTGCAAAGATAGCCCTGCTTGAGTCAAAGCAGAAGATACTGGATATGGCAAATACAAGGAGCAAGACCCTATCATCCATGAACGCGGGCGCAAGGGATCTGGAAGTTGAGATATTTGAATACCCGTACAGGATGATGATAGTGCATCTGATAGTGGACGTGCGGGACGCCATGGGCGCAAACGTTATCAACAGCATGTGCGAATACGTGGCGCCGGAGATAGCTAGAATAACCGGCGGCCGCGTAAACCTCAGGATACTGAGCAACCTTACGAAGAACAGGATCGCCTATGCCTCAGCAGTTTTCCCGAAGGAAATAATAGGTGAGGAGGCTGTGGACAGCATAATAGAGGCCTACCATATGGCTGCCATAGATATATACAGGGCCGCGACGAACAATAAGGGCATAATGAATGGTGTGGACGCAGTTCTCATAGCAACGATGAATGACTGGAGATCCGCAGAAGCCAATGCGCATTCCTACGCAGCCATGTATGGTTATGGCCCGCTGGCAAGGTACGAGAAGGACGCGAATGGAGATCTTGTGGGCAGCATTGAGATACCGATGGCGGTCGGTACAATAGGCGGAACAACGAGGAGCATAGAAAAGGCCAGGATCGCCATGAAGATTCTTGGCGTGAAGGATGCCAAAGAATTTTCTGGCGTTCTGGCTGCCGTTGGCCTGGCCCAGAACTTTGCGGCCCTGCGTGCACTGGCAACGGAGGGAATTCAGCGTGGGCATATGGAGCTCCATTCGAGAAACATTGCCATGTCTGTCGGTGCAGTCGGTGATGAGATCGATAAGGTTGTTTCCAGGATGATAGAGGAGAAAAATATATCGATGGCAAACGCACAGAAGATACTTCAGGAGATAAGGAATAAGAACTGA
- a CDS encoding NusA-like transcription termination signal-binding factor, translating to MNEITVDNETMAHIAIFEKIARIELMECVENEDMILFVVGEHKMAEMFRKNKEVISQLKEKINKHILVAEVSRDLLTFVRNIFFRYGVNEIQISWKNNRTDIVVGVKPEEIGKVIGKEGKNIKLFKDAVSRYFNVNSISVKQ from the coding sequence ATGAATGAGATAACTGTTGATAATGAGACCATGGCTCACATAGCCATATTCGAGAAGATTGCCAGAATAGAGCTGATGGAATGCGTTGAGAACGAGGATATGATACTTTTTGTCGTCGGAGAACACAAGATGGCTGAGATGTTCCGGAAGAACAAGGAGGTCATATCACAGCTGAAGGAGAAAATAAACAAGCACATACTTGTCGCAGAGGTATCCAGGGATCTGCTCACATTCGTCAGAAATATATTCTTCAGGTACGGCGTGAATGAGATCCAGATCTCATGGAAGAACAACAGGACCGACATAGTCGTGGGCGTGAAGCCAGAGGAGATCGGGAAGGTAATCGGCAAGGAGGGCAAGAACATAAAACTGTTCAAGGATGCTGTATCAAGGTACTTCAACGTCAACAGCATAAGCGTCAAGCAATAG
- a CDS encoding acyl-CoA dehydrogenase family protein: MDFEFTEDQKLLMETARKFSESVIAPSIGKMRSQRRIQDEVYSQMAKMGYLGMTVPEKYGGMGADAVSTGIVAEQIARNDPTASIPVLFLVDNAWSYLMAKYGNEKVFGDILRKVAKGEWITAIASTESGHGSDVAGIDTVAKRSGDEYIVNGEKSFISLVRDVKEHGGGFVTVVKTRENAGSRGISLLYIPYSDDIEISYLEEMGREGSSWGVLRFNDLHVPAKYLIGEENRGFNIVHEGFEFARGLISVISAGTALKSIENGINYMKQRKAFGREIATFEGLQFQVADDVAKMEAALSFAYRALWIYDQEQRHGKYSRFYVSKNIAMAKLISTTWGFDAINDAMQWQGAYGYSKDCPEEWALRGIRSFMLAEGSREIMKLIIARESIGKEYMR; this comes from the coding sequence ATGGATTTCGAATTTACCGAGGATCAGAAACTTCTGATGGAGACGGCAAGGAAATTTTCAGAATCCGTCATAGCGCCATCCATTGGAAAGATGAGGAGCCAGCGTAGGATACAGGACGAAGTGTACAGCCAGATGGCAAAGATGGGCTACCTTGGGATGACCGTGCCAGAGAAGTACGGGGGCATGGGCGCAGATGCCGTATCGACCGGAATAGTCGCAGAGCAGATAGCAAGGAACGATCCGACCGCATCCATACCGGTGCTCTTTCTGGTTGACAACGCGTGGTCGTATCTCATGGCGAAGTACGGAAATGAGAAGGTCTTCGGAGATATCCTTAGGAAGGTTGCAAAGGGCGAATGGATAACGGCCATAGCCTCCACGGAATCCGGACACGGTTCAGACGTTGCGGGCATAGACACCGTTGCGAAGAGGTCCGGTGATGAATACATAGTCAACGGCGAGAAATCATTCATAAGCCTTGTTCGCGATGTCAAGGAGCATGGCGGTGGCTTTGTTACTGTCGTGAAAACCAGGGAAAATGCCGGTTCACGTGGTATATCACTTCTCTACATACCCTATTCCGACGATATCGAGATATCCTATCTGGAGGAGATGGGCAGGGAGGGTTCGTCATGGGGTGTGCTGAGGTTCAACGATCTCCATGTTCCGGCAAAGTACCTCATCGGGGAGGAGAACAGGGGCTTCAACATAGTTCATGAAGGTTTTGAATTCGCAAGGGGCCTCATATCGGTCATATCCGCTGGAACAGCGCTGAAATCCATAGAAAATGGAATAAACTACATGAAGCAGAGGAAGGCCTTTGGCCGCGAGATCGCCACGTTTGAGGGCCTTCAGTTCCAGGTCGCTGACGACGTGGCCAAGATGGAGGCTGCCCTCAGCTTCGCGTACAGGGCGCTGTGGATATACGATCAGGAGCAGAGGCACGGGAAATACAGCAGATTCTATGTCAGCAAGAACATTGCCATGGCAAAGCTAATATCTACTACATGGGGATTCGACGCAATAAACGACGCGATGCAGTGGCAGGGTGCATATGGATATTCCAAGGACTGCCCCGAAGAATGGGCACTGCGCGGTATACGATCGTTCATGCTTGCCGAGGGTTCGCGTGAGATAATGAAGCTCATAATAGCCAGAGAATCCATAGGCAAGGAATACATGCGGTGA
- a CDS encoding dihydroorotate dehydrogenase: protein MADLSTSVAGIRLENPLMLASGILDENGYTMLDVMNNGAAAVVTKSIGMEERNGYSAPVIVEYGDSLINAVGLSNPGIDNFAEEIRIAKRSGKPVIGSVFASDAESFVNLGRKMQEYGCDAVELNLSCPHVKGFGLEVGSDPDLVEDIVNEMKSKISVPVFAKLSPNVSDIIEIAKAAEKADAYVLINTVKAMKIDIRARMPVLTNAYGGLSGPAIKPVGVRYVYEVKKETGKDIIGVGGITTYEDAVEYIMAGASAVQIGTALYTVGKSVFRNIISQMNTFMDDEKFHSIQDMVGVAIR from the coding sequence ATGGCTGATCTCTCAACATCTGTGGCCGGAATCAGGCTGGAGAACCCACTGATGCTGGCTTCTGGAATTCTTGATGAAAATGGATACACCATGCTTGATGTTATGAATAACGGCGCTGCAGCCGTGGTCACGAAATCCATAGGCATGGAAGAGAGAAATGGTTATTCTGCACCGGTAATAGTTGAATATGGTGACAGCCTTATCAACGCGGTGGGCCTTTCCAATCCAGGCATAGACAATTTCGCGGAGGAGATAAGGATAGCAAAAAGATCCGGGAAGCCCGTCATAGGAAGTGTCTTTGCCTCGGACGCGGAATCCTTTGTCAATCTCGGCAGGAAAATGCAGGAATATGGTTGTGATGCCGTTGAACTCAACCTGAGCTGCCCGCATGTTAAGGGCTTTGGCCTTGAGGTGGGCTCCGATCCGGATCTTGTTGAGGATATTGTGAATGAGATGAAATCCAAGATCAGCGTGCCTGTCTTCGCGAAGCTCAGCCCAAACGTATCCGACATAATAGAGATAGCGAAGGCTGCGGAAAAGGCCGATGCGTATGTCCTCATAAACACGGTTAAGGCCATGAAGATCGACATAAGGGCGAGGATGCCCGTCCTTACCAACGCCTATGGCGGCCTGTCCGGGCCTGCAATAAAGCCTGTCGGCGTTAGATATGTATACGAGGTGAAAAAGGAGACGGGAAAGGATATCATAGGGGTGGGCGGCATAACGACATATGAGGACGCCGTTGAATACATAATGGCCGGAGCCTCCGCAGTTCAGATAGGTACTGCGCTCTATACCGTGGGAAAATCTGTTTTTCGTAATATAATATCCCAGATGAACACCTTTATGGATGATGAGAAATTCCACAGCATTCAGGATATGGTAGGGGTGGCGATAAGATGA
- a CDS encoding ATP-binding protein, whose translation MEKALAIREIPDFVISTIQKGSSAYLLVGDSFIGKRDIVDLVLRSLEKMDYLIVSETAPPMGELYRNQTVNSIMDKLSEKQASRDKNEIISEFDEFVKNNRRKIAVAVYGMEKLTIESKNLLLYMCRAGRGRNMVFIGTYSTDSSEDYDRFINFITSEDYINILKVEKPGTDDVIFLTKKMGYKLPENFVKEIARITNFNMDNFRYALRYYRDLGLINEKNEINEVSFRYFPVPPTTEIYYDRMLKELTPVQRTLMQIMAMAGGELKLEDLAKLMGRSKSALLDIVRPLEASGMIRFTGGSVRYDNEKVKQMIARSMSESDREYVIQKMIETDFFRSLNEAQRIHILRQGGKIDEMMRIIDATGEKLVEQFSSIDEAIEDLEYVFNEIKNSPSMYVLCHAYYRKGELERALECYRKVQVDNLPVILDVSSILISKGQYRDAEKILDEVSGKLQDEKSEVSVIYKRSSILYRRGEYDEARKLLNDVLARSRALGMKDIEAGSLNLLGGIDMAEYRYDDALKKYSEALGINRSMGNYSEIARNLNNISLIDVYTGKYDQAISTLKELIEHTYTTGDLISRLYAIYNLSEIYYVIGHQEYAEGYIPLMLRILDVTGERRAAYHIHRFLGLYYTGLLDFKMARKYTEMAAEEGANEEQSSMARIFASIISDLEDGGSSIKEEEIEKNVYRDDYASIFYIAVSYHFYLKGDSERALKYMEKAEQAAYHMNIPYEIINTAFHRALMYLFTDNVDGFKEYFRRMPKPPTNLEYYDACYSIFENIYSGNYDRIVSSRYRIIEEDHLSGSLKAMLPVLLNSFALYRFAGRDEDLRHIISVTPEPFVEPLKKLTHYTQTQ comes from the coding sequence ATGGAGAAGGCCCTAGCGATCAGGGAGATACCTGACTTTGTAATATCCACCATCCAGAAAGGATCCTCCGCATATTTGCTTGTTGGAGACAGCTTCATCGGAAAGCGGGACATAGTAGATCTCGTGCTCAGATCCCTTGAGAAGATGGATTATTTAATAGTATCTGAGACAGCACCGCCAATGGGCGAGTTATACAGGAATCAGACCGTGAACTCCATCATGGACAAGCTTAGCGAAAAGCAGGCCAGCAGAGATAAAAATGAGATAATAAGTGAGTTCGACGAGTTTGTTAAGAATAATAGGCGTAAGATAGCTGTTGCGGTCTACGGAATGGAGAAGCTGACCATTGAATCGAAAAATCTGCTCCTTTACATGTGCAGGGCTGGAAGAGGCAGAAACATGGTATTCATCGGAACATACAGTACAGATAGCAGCGAGGACTATGACAGATTCATAAATTTCATAACAAGCGAAGATTACATCAATATTCTGAAGGTAGAGAAGCCTGGAACAGATGATGTAATTTTCCTCACGAAGAAGATGGGTTACAAGCTGCCGGAAAACTTTGTAAAGGAGATAGCCAGAATCACAAATTTCAATATGGACAACTTCAGATATGCCCTTCGGTACTATCGTGATCTCGGCCTGATAAATGAGAAGAATGAGATAAACGAGGTGTCCTTCCGGTATTTCCCTGTACCGCCTACCACGGAGATATACTACGATCGAATGCTTAAGGAACTCACGCCGGTGCAGCGGACTCTGATGCAGATAATGGCGATGGCAGGCGGCGAATTGAAACTGGAAGACCTGGCGAAGCTCATGGGCAGATCGAAATCCGCCCTGCTTGATATCGTCAGGCCTCTTGAAGCGTCCGGAATGATCCGATTCACCGGCGGATCCGTGAGGTATGACAACGAGAAGGTGAAGCAGATGATCGCAAGATCCATGTCGGAATCCGATCGTGAATATGTTATACAGAAGATGATCGAGACCGATTTTTTCCGATCGCTTAACGAGGCGCAGAGAATACACATACTCAGGCAGGGCGGAAAGATCGATGAGATGATGAGAATAATTGATGCAACTGGCGAGAAGCTGGTTGAACAGTTCAGCTCCATTGACGAAGCCATTGAGGATCTTGAGTATGTGTTCAACGAGATCAAAAACTCGCCATCGATGTACGTGCTATGCCATGCATACTACAGAAAGGGCGAATTGGAACGCGCTCTGGAATGCTACAGAAAAGTTCAGGTGGACAACCTCCCCGTCATCCTGGATGTGTCAAGCATACTCATCTCCAAGGGCCAGTACCGGGATGCGGAAAAGATTCTCGACGAAGTATCGGGAAAGCTGCAGGATGAAAAAAGCGAGGTGTCCGTCATATACAAGAGATCATCCATACTTTACAGGCGTGGAGAATACGATGAGGCGAGAAAGCTGCTGAACGATGTTCTCGCCAGATCCAGGGCGCTGGGGATGAAGGATATAGAGGCAGGATCACTGAATCTTCTCGGCGGAATAGATATGGCTGAATACAGGTATGATGACGCCCTGAAGAAATACAGCGAAGCGCTTGGTATAAACAGATCAATGGGAAACTACTCTGAGATCGCAAGGAACCTGAACAATATATCGCTGATAGATGTTTATACCGGCAAATACGATCAGGCCATCAGCACACTGAAGGAACTCATCGAACACACTTACACTACAGGAGATCTCATATCAAGGCTCTATGCCATATACAACCTTTCAGAGATCTACTACGTGATAGGGCATCAGGAATACGCTGAGGGATACATACCATTGATGCTGAGAATACTCGATGTTACCGGAGAGAGGCGCGCTGCCTACCACATCCACAGATTCCTTGGGCTTTACTACACCGGTTTGCTGGACTTCAAGATGGCCAGGAAATACACAGAGATGGCTGCGGAAGAGGGCGCCAATGAGGAGCAGTCCTCCATGGCCAGGATATTTGCTTCGATAATATCCGATCTGGAAGATGGGGGTTCTTCGATTAAGGAGGAGGAGATCGAGAAGAACGTGTACAGGGACGACTATGCAAGCATCTTCTACATCGCGGTATCCTATCACTTCTACCTCAAAGGGGATAGCGAGAGGGCCCTGAAATACATGGAGAAGGCTGAGCAGGCTGCGTACCATATGAACATACCGTACGAAATCATAAATACCGCGTTCCACAGGGCACTGATGTACCTCTTCACCGATAACGTCGATGGATTCAAGGAATACTTCAGGCGCATGCCCAAGCCCCCAACGAATCTTGAGTACTACGATGCATGCTATTCGATTTTCGAAAACATATACAGCGGAAATTATGACAGGATCGTTTCTTCAAGGTACAGGATAATAGAGGAAGACCATCTCAGCGGGTCTCTCAAGGCCATGCTGCCGGTTCTGCTCAATTCATTTGCTCTGTACAGGTTTGCTGGGAGAGACGAGGATCTCAGGCACATAATCAGCGTGACGCCTGAACCGTTTGTGGAACCTCTGAAGAAGCTAACACATTATACTCAGACTCAATGA
- the eif1A gene encoding translation initiation factor eIF-1A, producing MSEDDVDNSVKDFESGEENEESIGRVILPNKKKGEMFGIVEKMEGASRLSVMCEDGYTRNARIPGRMRKRMWIREKDLVIVKPWEFQPEKADVVYRYTKTQASYLSRNHMLPEVIDIFK from the coding sequence ATGAGCGAAGACGACGTTGACAACAGTGTCAAGGATTTCGAAAGCGGCGAAGAGAACGAGGAATCGATAGGGCGAGTTATACTCCCAAACAAGAAGAAGGGGGAGATGTTCGGTATCGTTGAGAAGATGGAGGGTGCATCCAGGCTCTCCGTAATGTGCGAGGACGGATACACCAGGAATGCGAGGATACCCGGGCGCATGCGCAAGCGCATGTGGATAAGGGAAAAGGATCTTGTTATAGTCAAACCATGGGAATTCCAGCCTGAGAAGGCCGACGTTGTCTACCGTTATACGAAAACACAGGCAAGCTACCTCAGCAGGAATCACATGCTGCCGGAGGTCATAGATATTTTCAAATGA
- a CDS encoding KH domain-containing protein translates to MYFDTVRVPKDRISIVIGKDGSTKKRIEENGEVKLTIDSNEGEVSIDQMGDAIKSNTAKSVVQAIGRGFNPDKAMLLFEDGMQLVIISLREFAKPGSSRIAQIKARVIGTGGKTRTIIEELTGSFISVYGDTVSIIGDYLAVTYAEEAINMIINGKKHRTVYEFLERKARELRFRRIEESFG, encoded by the coding sequence TTGTATTTCGATACCGTCAGAGTTCCGAAGGATAGGATAAGCATAGTTATCGGAAAGGACGGTTCAACAAAGAAGAGGATAGAGGAGAACGGCGAGGTAAAGCTGACCATAGACAGCAATGAGGGAGAGGTATCGATAGACCAGATGGGGGATGCGATCAAATCCAACACAGCTAAGAGCGTTGTTCAGGCAATAGGCCGCGGATTCAATCCGGATAAGGCCATGCTTCTCTTTGAGGATGGCATGCAGCTGGTCATAATATCGCTGAGGGAGTTTGCCAAGCCTGGATCAAGCCGCATAGCCCAGATCAAGGCCAGGGTTATTGGTACCGGTGGGAAGACACGGACCATAATAGAAGAGCTGACGGGATCGTTCATATCCGTATACGGCGACACCGTTTCCATAATAGGCGATTATCTCGCCGTGACGTACGCCGAAGAAGCAATAAACATGATCATAAATGGAAAGAAGCACAGGACCGTTTACGAATTTCTTGAGAGGAAGGCGAGGGAGCTCAGGTTCAGGAGGATCGAGGAGAGCTTCGGATGA